DNA from Kitasatospora acidiphila:
GGGAGGCGTACACACACGAGGTCATCTCGTTCGGCTTCTGGCCCGGCGACGACAACCTCGGCGACGCCGCCTACTACTCCTACACCGCCCCGGCACCCGCCGGACTCCGCGACCAGCCGCTCGCCGCCGGCAGCTGGGTCGAGTCCGGCACCGGCCTGCTGGCGATCCTGCCCTATGAGACCGTCCGCACCTCACCGGCCCCGGCCACGACCCTCCTCGCGTTCATGCAGAGCGCCTACGAAGCCGGTGCCCGCCTCGCCGACTGGGACACCGGCAGCCTGGAGTCGACCTGGTGCCCCTCCCCCGACCAACTGCGGCAGCTGCGTGCCGAAGCGACGGCCGAGCTGGGCCGCCCGGCAACGGGACGCTCCTGAGCGGGCGGTGCGGCAGCGCGGGGCGAGTGCCGGCAGCAGGTAGCAGGCAGCCTGCGGTGACGTCCGGGCGCTCAGCGGGACCGCACCGGTCACATCGCTCGTTCAACGCTCCACAGCGGCAGCCGCTCGAAGAACGTGACCGCCTCCGCACGCCATCGTGGCCGCCAGTCGGCGGCCAGCAGGCAGGCCTGTTCCGCGTGGCGCCGCATGTCCGCCCGCATCCTGTCCGCCACACCGCGGCGTTCGCCGATCTCGCGGACGGCGGCGATGGTCTCCGGTGTGCAGGCCGGGTCACCGAGCGCGGCCTCCAGCACGGCACGCTCGGCGTCACCGAGGGGTGCGGACAGCAGGGCGCTGACGGTGTGACTATGCTTCCCGTCGCGGATGTCGGTGCCGGTCGGCTTGCCCATGGTGGCCGCGTCCCCGAACAGGTCCAGGTAGTCGTCGCGCAGCTGTCCGCAGATCCCGACCAGCCGCGCGTAGCGGCGCAGGTCCTGCTCGAAGAGTGCCGGCTGCTCACCTGCCGCCAGCAGGCCCAACTGCAGGGGCGCCAGGATCGAGTAGCGGGCTGACTTGTAGTCGGCCACCCGGTGCAGGAGGTCCTCGTCCGGTGCGGTGGGGGTGAAGTCGCGTTCCAGGTCGATGATTTGGCCCATGAATGTGTCGGTCGCCGCCCGGGTCTGCACCTCGGTCATGGCCTGCCGCACCGCGCCGGGGACCTTCGCGTCCAGGAGCACCTGAAGGGACAGGGCCAGGGCGAGATCACCGGCGAGCACGGTGAGGCCGACCGCCGCGTGCGGGTGGTGGGGGAACTGCTCGCGGTAGGCGTAGTAGGTGGAAGGCCCGCCCCGGCGGGTGGGGCTGTCGTCGATGAGGTCGTCGTGCACCAGGCCGTGCGTCTGCAGCAGTTCGATGCTCAGCGCCGCGGCGTCCAGCCCGTCGACCGGCTCGGCAGTCACCAGGCGAGCCGCCTCATGCAGCAGCACGACCCGCATCCGCTTGCCGCCGCGCAACGACAGCTCCCGCAGCAACTCCAGGCAGGCCGGGGTGAAACGGCTGGACGACGGCGCGTCGAGCCTGGTGCCCAGCGTGTCGAAGTACTCCTCGAAGAGCGTGTTGAACCGGCGCGCGTATCCGGCAGCTCGGTGCAGCAGCTGCTCGTCGGGGCCACCGGCATCGGTCATGGCAAGGTCCTCCTGGTCAGGGCACGGATCGCACGCTCGTAGACGCAGAACGGTAGTGGCTGGTGTCACGGGCATCGTCGGCGCGGTGGTGCCAGGAGGTGTACCGGGCCGCCTGGGGGGTCGGGTGCGACCGAACCGTCTCCTCGACACGTCCCTTCTGGCTGAGCGACCGTGCTGCGCCGGCTGTGCCCGGTGAACCGGTCGCCGGTCCGTCCATCTCCGGGCGGCCCGTTGACCACTGACGGAGTGTGAGACCTTGCCCCAGCAGTCCTCTTCCCCCGCCGCCCGGCGACTTCGGGCCGGCCGGCTGGCCGCCGTCGCGGCCACCGCCGCCCTGGTCGCCGCAGGTGTGGCGGCACCGGCCGCCGAGGCCGCGAGCCAGGGCCGCACCGAGCTGCCGTCCGGGATACCCCAGGGGGGCTCGGGCACCTTGGCCGACACCGGTGCGGCCCCGGGCAACTGGGGGATGTCGCTGCGGGTCTACCTGGCCGGAAAGGACCCGGTCGGCATGGTCAGGGCCGCGCAGCGCGGCGCCGATCCGTCCGGGCACGACTACGCCCACTACCTGACGCCCGCCCAGTTCGACCAGCGCTACGGCACCACCGCGGCCCAGACGGCGAAGGTCAGCGACTGGCTCACCGGCTTCGGCATGCACGTCACCGGCGCCAACGCCCACTACCTGACGGTCACCGCGACCGTGGACCAGGTGCAGCGGGCGTTCGCCACCTCCATGCACGCCTACGCCTGGCAGTCGGGGCAGCCTCCGCAGCTGCTCCGTCCGGCGAGCGCGGTCTCGGTGCCGGCCGCACTCGGCCACGACATCAGCACGGTGCTCGGCCTGGACGACGGCAACCCCGTCATTCCGGATACCCCCGGTACGGCGGCGCCGGCCGGTGCCGCGGCGCCCCAGGCCCCGGCACCCCGCACCACGGCACCCCGGGCCGCAGCACGTCAGAGTGCCGCGCCCACCACCGCGGCCACCCCGCCCTGCTCGCAGTGGTGGGGCCAGAACAGCTCGCCGATCCCGGCGGTCAACGGCCGCACCAGCGCCATCGACGCGGTCTGCGGCTACACCCCGCAGCAGCTGCGCGACGCCTACGGGGTGACCAGCAGCCAGTACACCGGCAAGGGCCGCACGGTGGCCGTGGTGCTGGACGGGGCACTGCCCACCATGGAGGCCGACGCCGACAAGTTCTTCGCCGCGCACGGCGTGCCGGGCTTCGCCCCCGGCCAGTACAGCGAGAACTTCGGCCCGGACTTCGCCGCCTCCTGCCGCGGGAACTCCGACGCACCGGAGGAGCCGCTGGACGTGGAGACGCTCCACATCGCCGCACCGGACGCCAAGGTGGTCTACGTCGGCGCCGACTGCACCTCGACCGGCGGCTACGGCGGCGGCAGCCTCGCCTTCCTGGACGCGCACACCCGGATCGTGGACCAGCACCTCGCGGACGTGGTGACCGACTCGTTCCCCACCCGGGAGGACGGCGACTCGCCCGCCACCGTGGCGGCCTGGGACCAGGTGTTCCAGCAGGGCGCGCTGGAGGGCATCGGCTTCGACTACTCCTCCGGCGACTACGGTGACGGCGCGTCCGGGGAGGACGCGGGCTCCCCGCGCTATGTGACCTTCCCGGCCTCCGACCAGTGGGCGACCTCCGTCGGCGGCACCACGCTGGAGATCGGCAAGAACGGCCAGGTGACCGGCGAACTCGGCTGGGGCAACAACGCGGCGCAGATCAACCCGCAGGGCACCGGGTACCTGACCCCGCCGCCCGGGCAGTTCTTCATGGGCTCCGGCGGCGGTCGCAGCAACCTGGTCAGCGAGCCCTGGTACCAGAAGAACACGGTCCCCTCGGCCCTGGCGACCGACGGAGGAACCGGGCCGGCCCGCCGGGTGCAGCCGGACATCGCCGCCGACGGCGACCGCGCCACCGGCTGGCTGATCGGCTTCACCACTCCGGGCGGCGCCTACCACGAGGAGATCGGGGCCGGCACCAGCGGCTCCTCCCCGCTGATCGCCGCGCTCGAAGCCGACGCGGGCCAGGCCGCCGGCCACGCGCTCGGCTTCGCCAACCCGCTGATCTACAAGCTGCACAACACTCCGGCGATCCGCGACATCGTGCCGGCCCCGGCCGGTCAGGAGCCCTGGGCGCTGACCTTCCTGCCGAAGTGGGACGACCCGACCGCCTTCAACAGCTACCTGACCCAGTTCGACCAGGACGGCTCGCTGAAGACCGCCCCCGGCTACGACGAGGTCACCGGCGTCGGCTCGGCGACCGCGGACTTCGTCCGTTCCTTCGCCCGCCACTGACCGCCGCAGCGCATCGGAGCCGTTCGTTCCACCGTCACGGTGGCGGTGGAACGAACGGCGGCTCCGGTGGTGGCTCCGGGACCGGGCCCGGACAATCGGGTCATGGCAGGCCTTGAAGCGAACCCCGGAACAGTGCATCTCGCCCATGGGGCGGGCTACGTCAGCCCTGGCGTCGCGCTCGATGAGTCGGTCGCGGGCATCATCCGGATCGACGAGTGCGGTTGGGTGCACGTCACGCAGAAGGACGGAGCCCGGGTGTCGTTCCCGCCGCACGCCGTGGAGCGCATCACCTGGGGCGAGCCCGCCACCTAGCGCGGGCCCGCCGCGTCCTCCCCTGCCGGCACCGCCTCGGATCGCCCCGCAGCATCCCGCGAGGTTCGCGACCCGATAGCCATGGGTAGGCAAGGGTGCACTGAACGTAGGCGGCAGAAGGGAACCGGAATGAGCGGTCAGCCGGCAGGGGCGACGGACACTGGCGACGGCCAGGCTGCGGCACCGTACGAGGAGGCCGATGTCATCTTCCACGGCGGTGAGATCGTGACCGTCGCCGCCGACGCGGACGAGTCCGGTCCCGGTCCCGAGGCGGTGGCCGTCAAGGACGGTGTCATCGTCCACGTCGGCGACTACCGGGAGGCCGTCAGCCGCTGGCAGGGGCCGCGAACGCAGGTGCGCGACCTCGCCGGTCGCGCTCTGCTGCCCGGCTTCATCGACGCCCACGGCCACCTGGGCGGCATCGGGCTGCAGGCCACCCTCGCCAACCTGCTGGCCGCCCCCGACGGGGACGTCACCGACATCGCCTCGCTCCAGGAGAAGCTGCGCGCCTGGGCGAAGACCCCGGTGGGCGCCTTCTCCAAGTGGATCATCGGGTTCGGCTACGACGACGCCATGCTCGCCGAACGCCGCCACCCCACCCGTGAGGAGCTGGACGCGGTGTCCACCACGCGGCCGGTGCTGGCCATCCACCAGTCCTTCCACCTCGGGGCGGTGAACAGCCGCGGTCTGCGGGAGTTGGGCTACACCAAAGCCACTCCCGACCCGGACGGCGGCGTGATTCGCCGTCAGGTCGATCCGCTGGAAAGGCCATTCGGCGAGCCCAACGGCGTGCTGGAGGAGACCGCTTTCAGCCCTGCCTCCGAAAAGGCCACCAAGGGCCTGCCGTTGACCGCCCTGGCCGCCCTGTTCAGCAAGGGCGTGGCGTCAGCCGCGAGCTTCGGCTTCACGACCGTCCAGGAGGGCGGCGCCACGCTGGAGAACCTCCAGGCACTGCGGGACGCCGCGGCCGTCGTACCGTTCAAGATCGACGTCGTCGCCTACGCACGGGCCGACGAGGCGACGGCCTCGCCGGAGGCGGACCCGGTCCGGGCGAGCCAGGAGTACCACCGGGGCGTGCGGGCGGCCGGGGTGAAGATGTACCTGGACGGGTCCCCGCAGGGCCGCACCGCCTGGCTCACCAAGCCCTACAGGGAGCGGCCGGAGGGCACGCCCGAGGGCTACTGCGGCTACCCCACCATCGAGGACCCCAAGGTCGTGCTCGACCAGGTGCGCACCGCCTACGCCAAGGGCTGGCAGGTACTGGCGCACGTCAACGGGGACGCCGCGATCGACCAGTTCATCGAGGCGGTCGAGACCGCCTCCGATGGGGTCGAGCCCGCCGGCGCTGACCGGCGGACGGTGGCGATCCACGCCCAGACCGCCCGCGAGGACCAGATCGAGGACTTCGCCCGCCTGGGCATCATCCCGTCCTTCTTCTCCATGCACACCTTCTACTGGGGCGACTGGTACCGCAAGACCGTCCTCGGGCCGAGGCGGGCCGCGACCATCTCCCCGGCCCGCTGGGCCGTCGACCGGCAGATGATCTACACCTCGCACCACGACGCCCCGGTGGCCCTGCCCAACTCGATCGCCATCCTGTCCAGCCAGGTCACCCGC
Protein-coding regions in this window:
- a CDS encoding S53 family peptidase; amino-acid sequence: MPQQSSSPAARRLRAGRLAAVAATAALVAAGVAAPAAEAASQGRTELPSGIPQGGSGTLADTGAAPGNWGMSLRVYLAGKDPVGMVRAAQRGADPSGHDYAHYLTPAQFDQRYGTTAAQTAKVSDWLTGFGMHVTGANAHYLTVTATVDQVQRAFATSMHAYAWQSGQPPQLLRPASAVSVPAALGHDISTVLGLDDGNPVIPDTPGTAAPAGAAAPQAPAPRTTAPRAAARQSAAPTTAATPPCSQWWGQNSSPIPAVNGRTSAIDAVCGYTPQQLRDAYGVTSSQYTGKGRTVAVVLDGALPTMEADADKFFAAHGVPGFAPGQYSENFGPDFAASCRGNSDAPEEPLDVETLHIAAPDAKVVYVGADCTSTGGYGGGSLAFLDAHTRIVDQHLADVVTDSFPTREDGDSPATVAAWDQVFQQGALEGIGFDYSSGDYGDGASGEDAGSPRYVTFPASDQWATSVGGTTLEIGKNGQVTGELGWGNNAAQINPQGTGYLTPPPGQFFMGSGGGRSNLVSEPWYQKNTVPSALATDGGTGPARRVQPDIAADGDRATGWLIGFTTPGGAYHEEIGAGTSGSSPLIAALEADAGQAAGHALGFANPLIYKLHNTPAIRDIVPAPAGQEPWALTFLPKWDDPTAFNSYLTQFDQDGSLKTAPGYDEVTGVGSATADFVRSFARH
- a CDS encoding amidohydrolase, with product MSGQPAGATDTGDGQAAAPYEEADVIFHGGEIVTVAADADESGPGPEAVAVKDGVIVHVGDYREAVSRWQGPRTQVRDLAGRALLPGFIDAHGHLGGIGLQATLANLLAAPDGDVTDIASLQEKLRAWAKTPVGAFSKWIIGFGYDDAMLAERRHPTREELDAVSTTRPVLAIHQSFHLGAVNSRGLRELGYTKATPDPDGGVIRRQVDPLERPFGEPNGVLEETAFSPASEKATKGLPLTALAALFSKGVASAASFGFTTVQEGGATLENLQALRDAAAVVPFKIDVVAYARADEATASPEADPVRASQEYHRGVRAAGVKMYLDGSPQGRTAWLTKPYRERPEGTPEGYCGYPTIEDPKVVLDQVRTAYAKGWQVLAHVNGDAAIDQFIEAVETASDGVEPAGADRRTVAIHAQTAREDQIEDFARLGIIPSFFSMHTFYWGDWYRKTVLGPRRAATISPARWAVDRQMIYTSHHDAPVALPNSIAILSSQVTRRTRTEQVVLGPEQCVSALDAVKSITINAAHQYFEQDRKGSIEVGKLADLVILSANPLTIPPDEIKDITVAETIKEGTTIHSAAAVSSDDPEPGLEVPTDYQWHGCC
- a CDS encoding polyprenyl synthetase family protein; translation: MTDAGGPDEQLLHRAAGYARRFNTLFEEYFDTLGTRLDAPSSSRFTPACLELLRELSLRGGKRMRVVLLHEAARLVTAEPVDGLDAAALSIELLQTHGLVHDDLIDDSPTRRGGPSTYYAYREQFPHHPHAAVGLTVLAGDLALALSLQVLLDAKVPGAVRQAMTEVQTRAATDTFMGQIIDLERDFTPTAPDEDLLHRVADYKSARYSILAPLQLGLLAAGEQPALFEQDLRRYARLVGICGQLRDDYLDLFGDAATMGKPTGTDIRDGKHSHTVSALLSAPLGDAERAVLEAALGDPACTPETIAAVREIGERRGVADRMRADMRRHAEQACLLAADWRPRWRAEAVTFFERLPLWSVERAM